One Clostridia bacterium DNA window includes the following coding sequences:
- a CDS encoding 3D domain-containing protein, translated as MLPARLSRRQRSLGLLVLVLIAAVSGLKAGVDLSAANEPGRTVAFYPDRKYVEKVLQASGAATPGKLSKAMPLGVGWVTDDFVKRTVLIPRSTQRISDPKLDRGMTRIVRNGRDGVMEQTLLLKVGQAGVLSESVVSQRVLERPEPTVMAVGARAPARVLVTSRGSYTYRKVLNMVATGYEPSERSCGKSADGYTAIGMKVRPGIVAVDPRVIPLRTRLYVEGYGPALAADVGGAIKGNRIDLFFETLQEALAFGRRRVKVYIVED; from the coding sequence GTGCTACCCGCGAGGCTTTCACGCAGGCAGCGCAGTTTGGGTCTGCTCGTCTTGGTCCTGATAGCAGCGGTATCGGGGCTGAAGGCAGGCGTTGATCTGAGCGCTGCCAATGAACCTGGCCGAACGGTCGCCTTCTATCCGGATAGAAAGTATGTGGAGAAGGTCCTGCAGGCATCTGGCGCAGCCACTCCAGGCAAGCTTTCCAAGGCCATGCCCTTGGGTGTTGGCTGGGTCACTGACGATTTCGTGAAACGAACAGTCCTGATCCCCAGAAGCACGCAGCGGATTTCCGATCCAAAACTCGATCGAGGCATGACGAGAATCGTCCGTAACGGGCGAGACGGCGTTATGGAGCAGACTCTCCTTCTGAAGGTTGGACAGGCCGGAGTGTTGAGTGAGTCAGTAGTGTCCCAGCGGGTCCTGGAACGCCCGGAGCCGACGGTAATGGCCGTTGGCGCCAGGGCGCCAGCGCGTGTTTTGGTGACCTCTCGTGGCAGCTACACCTATCGGAAAGTGCTCAACATGGTGGCCACCGGGTATGAGCCATCGGAGCGTTCCTGCGGGAAGTCGGCTGACGGCTACACCGCCATCGGCATGAAGGTTCGCCCAGGGATAGTTGCTGTTGACCCAAGGGTGATACCCCTGAGAACACGTCTTTACGTGGAAGGCTATGGCCCTGCTCTCGCAGCCGACGTTGGGGGAGCAATCAAGGGAAACCGGATCGATCTGTTTTTTGAGACTCTTCAGGAGGCCCTGGCCTTTGGGCGGCGCAGGGTGAAGGTGTACATCGTCGAGGATTAG
- a CDS encoding ribonuclease H-like YkuK family protein, with protein MVHFTSPSKGRLSFEEAFADIIRFVQDEPDAVYKLIIGTDSQVGEETCFVSAIVIHRVGRGARYYYSREYERVGRSLRQRIFYEASKSLELASQVASCLAENGHADLNVEIHLDVGENGKTKELIRDIVGMITGTGFAARIKPDSYGASKVADKHTK; from the coding sequence ATGGTGCATTTCACAAGCCCGAGCAAAGGGCGCCTCAGTTTTGAGGAGGCATTCGCCGATATCATACGGTTCGTGCAGGACGAGCCGGACGCCGTCTACAAGCTCATTATCGGCACCGATTCGCAGGTGGGGGAGGAGACCTGCTTCGTCAGCGCCATAGTGATCCATCGCGTTGGAAGGGGAGCGCGCTACTACTACAGCCGCGAGTATGAGCGGGTGGGGAGGAGCCTCCGCCAGCGCATCTTCTACGAGGCCTCGAAAAGCCTGGAACTGGCTAGCCAGGTCGCGTCGTGCCTCGCGGAGAATGGTCACGCAGATCTCAACGTCGAGATCCATCTCGATGTTGGGGAGAACGGGAAGACCAAGGAGCTTATCCGGGACATCGTTGGCATGATAACCGGCACGGGCTTTGCTGCCCGCATCAAGCCGGATTCCTACGGCGCATCGAAGGTGGCGGATAAGCACACTAAGTAG
- a CDS encoding Veg family protein, with translation MAVDNILEKIKGDLDSFVGKTVKLKANQGRKKILEAEGVLEQTYPKVFVVRINENPHTVKRVSYSYADVLTSTVEVSIDEMGAETRIGCMGS, from the coding sequence TTGGCGGTCGACAACATCCTCGAGAAGATCAAAGGGGATCTTGATTCCTTCGTAGGCAAAACCGTGAAGCTGAAGGCCAATCAGGGCCGTAAGAAGATCCTGGAGGCCGAGGGTGTTTTGGAGCAGACGTATCCCAAGGTCTTCGTGGTGCGCATAAATGAGAACCCCCATACTGTGAAGCGCGTATCCTACAGCTATGCGGATGTTCTCACTTCAACGGTTGAGGTAAGTATCGACGAAATGGGCGCTGAAACGAGGATCGGGTGCATGGGATCCTGA
- a CDS encoding ABC transporter permease, whose product MTSNAVTNVNKPAAAKRKAGASILKEWSVPIFFLVVSIILVIAAKLDINYLINEIITRLGRNTFLVLSLLIPVMAGLGLNFGIVIGAMAGQTALVIVTHYRIGGISGFLLAALVSVPFAVLFGWLTAQVLNRAKGREMVTSMIMGFFANGLYQLVFLVLLGTLIPMKDTVLMLTSGVGLRNTVDLIAISNSLDRAFDPIWKGLIMADLGPAPIGPWRIPVATLLAVMAICGVLAFLTRTKLGQQMRAVGQDMHIAEVAGINVDRTRVIALVISTVLAAWGQLIFLQNMGSMNSFNSHEQVGMFSIAALLVGGATVRRATIWNAIIGVLLFHTLFVVSPLAGQRLLGAPQVGEYFRSFLAYGVIAVALALHAWQSKGK is encoded by the coding sequence ATGACGAGTAATGCTGTCACTAACGTGAACAAGCCGGCGGCCGCCAAGCGCAAGGCCGGGGCGAGCATACTGAAGGAGTGGTCGGTGCCCATCTTCTTCTTGGTGGTGTCGATCATCCTGGTAATCGCAGCCAAGTTGGATATCAACTACCTTATCAACGAGATCATCACGAGGCTCGGGAGGAACACATTCCTTGTGCTGTCCCTCCTCATCCCTGTCATGGCGGGGCTTGGGCTCAACTTCGGGATTGTCATAGGCGCGATGGCAGGCCAGACAGCGCTAGTCATAGTCACTCACTACAGAATCGGCGGGATCAGCGGCTTCCTGCTTGCGGCGCTGGTCTCAGTGCCGTTCGCGGTGCTTTTCGGGTGGCTGACTGCGCAGGTTCTTAACCGGGCCAAGGGCCGAGAGATGGTTACTAGCATGATCATGGGCTTCTTTGCAAACGGCCTTTACCAGCTTGTGTTCTTGGTCCTCCTCGGAACGCTGATACCGATGAAAGATACGGTTCTCATGCTCACTTCTGGGGTAGGCCTTCGAAACACGGTGGACCTGATTGCTATCTCCAACTCCTTGGACCGAGCGTTCGACCCAATATGGAAGGGTCTCATCATGGCCGATCTGGGCCCGGCGCCCATTGGCCCATGGCGCATACCCGTGGCTACACTGCTTGCTGTGATGGCCATCTGTGGCGTGTTGGCCTTCCTCACTCGAACGAAACTGGGGCAACAGATGCGTGCAGTCGGACAGGACATGCACATTGCGGAAGTGGCAGGAATCAACGTGGACCGCACGAGGGTGATCGCACTTGTGATCTCCACCGTGTTGGCCGCCTGGGGCCAACTGATCTTCCTGCAGAACATGGGTAGTATGAACTCTTTTAACAGCCATGAGCAGGTGGGAATGTTCTCCATCGCGGCCCTGCTGGTTGGGGGAGCGACGGTAAGGCGGGCCACGATATGGAATGCCATTATCGGTGTTCTTCTATTCCACACCCTGTTCGTCGTATCGCCCCTGGCAGGCCAGCGTCTGTTAGGTGCGCCGCAAGTAGGCGAGTACTTTCGGAGCTTCCTGGCCTATGGTGTCATCGCCGTGGCCCTGGCGCTTCACGCGTGGCAATCCAAGGGTAAGTGA
- a CDS encoding peptidoglycan-binding protein codes for MSMLDIQKGLERLGFDPGPLDGAYGPLARDAVRQCQAAYRLPADGMPGPDLRRLLRLPIPTCRMTAVARRGDTLAAMAQACNTTVEALRDGNRRKQREDVHPGEPLVVHKRVAGAFHDGRALGGRWTFCAQPAFGISAAGDVTLDLPVECMQETAAAGSGAMPAPAGTRDTRKPSVSGDAPSGFVPRGYFAVLAGSEESNDGTRELVRRPSRYRRTVEGVARGAAAAGFSGVILDIGDIEDQDSDRYLRFAACAARECRSSGLGLGVVTPAVTRESARRGWAIGYDTEALGAIADFLLLEHMDPTSFWDEVVWACKVVHRWKLISMIELRPVLSEDGSVADRTGSRRSVRGKVMSWEELRLLRGRHVLREGRDEKSGVPYITYRSRGAIHRVWEEDAESLGRKLHAINRLNTLGVALRGVRGAPQQVLCETARKFIIL; via the coding sequence ATGAGCATGCTCGATATTCAGAAAGGCCTTGAACGCCTAGGATTTGACCCGGGGCCGCTCGATGGAGCGTACGGACCTCTTGCGCGGGATGCTGTAAGGCAGTGTCAAGCTGCCTATAGGCTTCCCGCAGATGGAATGCCCGGCCCTGACCTAAGGCGCCTTCTCAGGCTTCCCATACCGACCTGCAGGATGACAGCAGTGGCGAGAAGAGGCGACACCCTTGCTGCTATGGCGCAAGCCTGCAACACGACTGTGGAGGCCCTGCGCGACGGCAATAGACGCAAGCAGCGAGAGGATGTGCACCCAGGAGAACCGCTCGTAGTACACAAGCGGGTTGCAGGGGCATTCCACGATGGAAGAGCCTTGGGCGGGCGCTGGACATTCTGTGCGCAGCCAGCCTTTGGCATATCCGCAGCTGGAGACGTGACGCTTGATCTGCCGGTTGAGTGCATGCAGGAGACGGCTGCCGCGGGGAGTGGCGCCATGCCGGCGCCAGCAGGAACACGGGATACGCGAAAGCCCAGCGTCAGCGGTGATGCTCCATCAGGTTTCGTGCCTCGCGGATACTTCGCTGTTTTGGCCGGTTCGGAAGAGTCGAACGACGGCACACGGGAACTCGTACGAAGGCCCTCACGTTACCGCAGGACTGTCGAAGGAGTCGCCCGCGGAGCGGCGGCGGCTGGATTCTCCGGGGTGATCCTTGATATCGGCGACATAGAAGACCAGGATTCCGACAGATACTTGCGATTCGCAGCTTGTGCAGCCCGGGAATGTCGGTCCTCTGGTCTTGGCCTGGGAGTAGTGACGCCAGCCGTCACTAGAGAGAGCGCAAGGCGGGGTTGGGCAATCGGATACGATACTGAGGCTCTAGGCGCCATAGCCGATTTCCTACTTCTCGAGCATATGGATCCCACATCTTTCTGGGATGAGGTCGTTTGGGCCTGCAAGGTTGTGCATAGGTGGAAACTCATATCCATGATCGAGCTTCGCCCCGTTCTGAGTGAGGATGGCTCTGTCGCGGATCGCACTGGAAGCAGACGTTCCGTGCGAGGCAAGGTGATGAGCTGGGAGGAACTCCGCCTCCTTCGAGGAAGGCATGTGCTTCGCGAGGGCCGCGATGAGAAGTCCGGCGTCCCGTACATCACCTATAGGTCCAGAGGCGCCATTCATCGCGTTTGGGAGGAAGATGCGGAGAGCCTCGGCAGGAAACTGCACGCCATCAACAGGTTGAACACCTTGGGAGTGGCCCTTCGGGGCGTGCGCGGCGCGCCTCAGCAAGTCCTCTGCGAAACAGCCCGCAAGTTCATTATCCTCTGA
- a CDS encoding DUF3794 domain-containing protein: MGIQLDRRKLSIMRVSGQGMAEVSMQRSVALPQDLPDMWDARAEAVLWARGVPVITSIEPADGQIRVAGHIHSTLLYAAGAEPGSIHAATFDELRFEAVVVSPGVGPGDDAWADVVLAEHTAEASGSRGLSLAATLSVCAQAARNEAVDVAVAASATGGSKIAVQFNEVTVVTAVAILSEKAECVDKMEIPAGAPPSSGMGAPCGVAGNVKLVSVQVADGRIAIEAEIGLELAYAADRGAPALNIIRRERLPVHKVIDVSEAKKGMSARVSLSITKLTAAAISPREFQIDGVLAVNARLVDTGQVAVVSDIISETQEIVDIETVMIHAEKLVGEGKVDIDLQDSVAVHALMGGRSLTGVEQVKSTVSHIALSEVETLDGEVSVRGIVTARTVFGDMQEDEEGQFPTAFAIDIPVEFSDSVEVPGTIDKDRAEITAMTEAVFIEKTSQSKLDVDGSVRIDVAVYREVTVPVVTAAETITPMKLDPYAMTFYVAGPGDTLARISRRYGVPLDKIASANGMGPADQLGLGQKIYVPAKR; the protein is encoded by the coding sequence GTGGGAATTCAGCTCGACCGCAGGAAACTCTCGATCATGAGAGTCTCAGGGCAGGGTATGGCTGAGGTCAGCATGCAGAGGTCTGTCGCACTGCCCCAAGACCTGCCCGATATGTGGGACGCCCGGGCGGAGGCCGTCCTCTGGGCGCGTGGGGTTCCGGTGATCACGTCGATTGAGCCCGCGGATGGGCAGATCAGGGTAGCCGGGCACATACACTCGACACTTCTATATGCTGCAGGGGCTGAGCCGGGGTCGATCCATGCAGCGACCTTCGATGAACTGCGTTTCGAGGCGGTTGTTGTTTCGCCTGGGGTGGGGCCGGGCGATGACGCGTGGGCAGACGTCGTGCTCGCGGAGCACACGGCCGAGGCTTCAGGGTCGCGAGGTCTGTCGCTCGCAGCCACACTCTCTGTTTGTGCGCAGGCCGCCAGGAATGAGGCGGTGGACGTGGCAGTTGCGGCTTCTGCAACCGGTGGATCCAAGATAGCCGTCCAGTTCAATGAGGTCACAGTGGTTACCGCCGTGGCCATCCTGTCAGAGAAGGCCGAGTGCGTCGACAAGATGGAGATTCCGGCGGGCGCCCCCCCCTCCAGCGGAATGGGGGCGCCGTGTGGCGTAGCTGGAAATGTGAAACTTGTGAGCGTGCAGGTGGCCGACGGACGAATTGCCATTGAGGCCGAGATAGGGCTGGAATTGGCATATGCGGCAGATCGAGGGGCGCCCGCGCTCAACATCATCAGACGCGAGCGCTTGCCAGTCCACAAGGTTATCGATGTTTCTGAGGCCAAGAAGGGCATGAGCGCGCGCGTGAGTCTATCGATAACCAAGCTCACCGCGGCGGCGATATCCCCCAGGGAATTCCAGATCGATGGGGTTCTCGCCGTGAATGCAAGGCTCGTAGATACCGGGCAAGTGGCGGTTGTGTCGGATATCATCTCAGAGACCCAGGAGATAGTCGATATCGAAACAGTCATGATTCATGCAGAGAAGCTGGTGGGCGAGGGGAAGGTCGATATCGATCTCCAGGACTCTGTTGCCGTCCATGCTCTCATGGGAGGCCGTTCTCTCACAGGGGTGGAACAGGTGAAATCGACGGTGAGCCACATCGCTCTGTCTGAGGTGGAGACTCTAGATGGAGAGGTCTCAGTGAGAGGAATCGTTACTGCCAGAACCGTTTTCGGCGATATGCAGGAGGATGAGGAGGGGCAGTTCCCCACCGCCTTCGCCATCGACATTCCAGTGGAGTTCTCCGATTCAGTGGAAGTGCCTGGGACGATCGACAAGGATCGCGCGGAGATCACAGCGATGACCGAAGCTGTGTTTATAGAGAAGACCTCCCAATCCAAGCTCGATGTGGACGGGTCGGTGAGGATCGACGTAGCGGTGTACCGGGAAGTGACTGTTCCAGTGGTGACTGCTGCGGAGACCATAACTCCGATGAAACTGGACCCGTACGCCATGACTTTCTACGTGGCCGGACCGGGCGATACACTCGCCAGGATATCCAGAAGATATGGCGTTCCACTGGACAAGATCGCATCGGCGAACGGAATGGGCCCCGCCGATCAGCTCGGGCTGGGGCAAAAGATATACGTTCCTGCGAAGAGATAG
- the rsmA gene encoding 16S rRNA (adenine(1518)-N(6)/adenine(1519)-N(6))-dimethyltransferase RsmA, producing the protein MSKLGQNFLVDLSVRDEIIRSAGVDSGDLVVEIGPGRGMLTRPLAERAGGLIAIEVDPELAGSLERVFAGSSHVQVVHADILECDLGRLVRECCSGVKTYSRVLAVSNLPYCITTPILHRLFAEAPIFSSFVLMVQLEVAQKLVAAPGTSAYGPLSVRAQYATAPRILFTVEPAAFDPPPAVQSAVVRMDVWSTPPVEADPSQLVAMVGAGFRLRRKTLRNSLLGSSLFGGDSRAVDDVLSQAGIDGRRRAETLSLEEFAAIARARGVCKASDG; encoded by the coding sequence ATGAGCAAACTCGGTCAGAATTTCCTTGTAGATCTGAGCGTTCGGGACGAGATCATTAGGTCGGCCGGAGTGGATAGTGGAGACTTAGTGGTGGAGATCGGGCCAGGCAGGGGGATGTTGACTCGCCCCCTCGCCGAGCGGGCAGGCGGGTTGATTGCGATCGAGGTTGACCCGGAGCTTGCGGGCAGTCTGGAGAGAGTGTTCGCCGGTTCGTCGCATGTCCAAGTAGTCCATGCGGACATCCTTGAGTGCGATCTTGGACGGCTGGTTCGTGAGTGCTGCTCAGGCGTGAAGACCTACTCCCGGGTTCTTGCAGTGTCAAACCTCCCCTACTGCATAACCACGCCAATCCTCCACAGGCTCTTCGCCGAGGCGCCGATCTTCTCAAGCTTCGTGCTCATGGTCCAGCTTGAAGTGGCTCAGAAACTTGTGGCTGCTCCTGGAACTAGCGCTTACGGACCCCTATCAGTCCGGGCTCAGTACGCAACTGCGCCCAGGATTCTGTTCACCGTTGAACCCGCCGCGTTCGATCCGCCTCCGGCGGTTCAGTCCGCTGTGGTGAGAATGGATGTCTGGTCGACTCCACCGGTGGAGGCGGACCCAAGTCAGCTTGTTGCCATGGTGGGTGCGGGTTTCCGGCTCAGACGCAAGACGCTAAGAAACTCCCTTTTGGGTTCGTCGCTTTTCGGAGGAGACTCGCGCGCCGTCGATGACGTGCTTTCGCAGGCAGGCATCGACGGACGGCGGCGAGCCGAGACGCTCTCCCTCGAGGAGTTTGCGGCAATAGCGCGGGCCCGCGGAGTCTGCAAAGCGAGTGATGGATAA
- a CDS encoding DEAD/DEAH box helicase has protein sequence MDASRFINSLVASRDYRDQIAYVETIPARPARYGVLDPPAPPALASALEGMGITTLYTHQAEAVSLARAGHDLVVVTSTASGKTMCYNIPAIESLISSSQATALYIFPTKALAQDQQRGLARFVDLEPSMPVKSGTYDGDTPDSTRRKLREEANIILTNPDMLHQGILPSHPNWRRFFAGLRYVVIDEIHAYRGVFGSNVANVIRRLNRVCAHYGSKPTFICCSATIANPGELAERICGRTVAVVDDDGSPRGPRKFVFWNPPKLGGTMERRSSNHEAEHLMVQLMTDGVPTITFVRARVVAELIYRYTVENLRRTAPSLARKIKPYRAGYLPSDRREIERQLFSGELLGVVSTNALELGIDIGTLDASLIVGYPGTIASTWQQAGRAGRKGEESLAVFIGHDLPIDQYLMRHPEYFFERSPEHAIINPSNPYILMGHLRAASAEIPVAAAELPGFGDYAGTLITMLEEKGDVIRTRKGWRFTAAGFPANDVKLRNMGENTYTIVDTSTEGGNRVIGTIDEPSAFEQVHPEAVYMHEGETYLVSELNLTEKVSYIHKADVDYFTQSVTETRVRIDEEEQRKAWRKSEAEFGDVTVTSLTFMFRKIKFYERDSIGFGKINLPPHELCTTAAWMTLPDSTAGLCEEYGRVPMEGLIGIGNAASAVIPLFAMCDQMDIGTTVDSSNTGVPTLFIYDRRPGGVGFAQKSYEMIEEVMEACLNLIENCPCTDGCPSCVGSPIPPYAQDDPDTTPRGRIPDKETSLLILHDLLERDPYIPTGPPRRRDLQGSSDGSSAGAGLAGGDDGRPTGSGADAGVGQGLQQRRNAPGGNRIGTAGRRGHVSIELNNGPDDRTWKVALKPLPEGVERRIRIMLSRS, from the coding sequence TTGGACGCGTCCAGATTCATAAACTCCCTCGTGGCTAGCAGGGATTACCGGGATCAGATCGCATACGTTGAAACGATACCGGCCCGTCCGGCACGCTACGGTGTGCTTGACCCGCCGGCGCCCCCCGCGCTTGCTTCCGCGCTCGAAGGCATGGGCATTACGACCCTCTATACCCACCAGGCGGAGGCGGTATCCCTGGCAAGGGCCGGTCACGACCTTGTGGTCGTCACATCCACTGCCAGCGGCAAAACCATGTGCTACAATATCCCCGCGATAGAGAGCCTGATCAGCTCCAGCCAGGCCACCGCGTTGTACATCTTCCCTACCAAGGCTCTTGCCCAGGACCAGCAGCGGGGCTTGGCCAGATTTGTGGATCTTGAGCCAAGCATGCCCGTGAAGTCCGGAACGTACGACGGCGACACTCCAGATTCCACCCGTAGGAAGCTCCGCGAAGAGGCGAACATCATCCTCACCAACCCTGACATGCTGCATCAGGGAATCCTGCCGTCCCATCCGAACTGGAGGAGGTTCTTCGCCGGTCTTCGCTATGTGGTCATCGACGAGATCCACGCCTACCGGGGTGTGTTTGGCTCGAATGTGGCGAATGTGATCCGTCGGTTGAACCGGGTGTGTGCGCACTATGGCTCAAAGCCCACCTTCATATGCTGCTCTGCCACGATTGCTAACCCCGGCGAGCTTGCAGAGAGGATCTGCGGTCGAACAGTAGCTGTGGTGGACGACGATGGGTCTCCCCGGGGCCCGAGGAAGTTCGTCTTCTGGAATCCTCCCAAGCTCGGAGGGACGATGGAGCGCAGAAGCTCAAACCATGAGGCAGAGCATCTCATGGTGCAGCTGATGACAGATGGAGTTCCGACGATCACCTTCGTTAGAGCGCGAGTCGTCGCGGAGCTGATATACAGGTACACGGTAGAGAACCTCAGGCGAACCGCCCCTTCCCTTGCCCGAAAGATCAAGCCCTACCGGGCTGGCTACCTTCCAAGCGATAGGCGCGAGATCGAACGGCAGCTCTTCTCGGGCGAGCTTCTGGGCGTGGTGAGCACAAACGCGCTTGAGCTCGGAATAGACATCGGAACCTTGGATGCGAGCCTCATCGTGGGCTATCCGGGGACCATAGCCTCCACCTGGCAGCAGGCTGGGCGTGCAGGGCGGAAGGGCGAGGAATCACTGGCCGTATTCATCGGCCACGATCTTCCCATCGACCAGTATCTGATGAGGCACCCGGAGTACTTCTTCGAGCGCTCCCCTGAGCACGCGATCATCAATCCTTCTAATCCATACATCCTCATGGGGCACCTTCGTGCTGCATCCGCAGAAATCCCAGTGGCCGCTGCGGAGCTTCCGGGTTTTGGGGATTACGCAGGCACACTCATCACCATGCTTGAGGAGAAGGGCGACGTAATAAGGACCCGAAAAGGATGGCGCTTCACTGCGGCGGGCTTCCCTGCGAACGATGTAAAGCTCAGGAACATGGGCGAAAACACCTACACAATCGTGGACACTTCAACCGAAGGCGGGAACCGCGTCATCGGTACGATAGACGAGCCCTCAGCCTTCGAGCAGGTGCACCCTGAGGCCGTATACATGCATGAGGGTGAAACATACCTAGTGTCAGAGCTGAACCTCACAGAGAAGGTCTCGTATATACATAAGGCGGACGTCGACTATTTCACTCAGTCGGTAACGGAGACTAGAGTCCGAATAGACGAGGAGGAGCAGCGCAAAGCCTGGCGGAAGAGCGAGGCCGAGTTTGGCGATGTCACGGTGACGAGCCTTACGTTCATGTTCCGCAAGATCAAGTTCTACGAGCGAGACAGTATAGGGTTTGGGAAGATCAACCTGCCTCCGCATGAACTATGCACCACTGCCGCCTGGATGACGCTTCCAGACAGCACTGCCGGGCTTTGCGAGGAGTATGGCAGAGTGCCTATGGAGGGGCTGATAGGCATCGGGAATGCGGCTTCAGCGGTCATACCTCTGTTTGCCATGTGTGATCAGATGGATATCGGAACCACAGTGGACTCATCTAACACTGGAGTTCCCACGTTGTTCATCTACGATAGGCGCCCGGGCGGGGTGGGGTTCGCCCAGAAATCATACGAGATGATCGAGGAAGTCATGGAGGCCTGCCTGAATCTGATAGAGAATTGCCCGTGCACTGATGGCTGTCCATCCTGTGTCGGGTCTCCCATACCCCCATATGCACAGGATGATCCGGATACTACTCCCCGGGGCCGGATACCCGACAAGGAAACATCCCTTCTGATCCTTCATGACCTGCTCGAGAGGGATCCATACATTCCAACAGGTCCGCCTCGTCGTAGGGACCTGCAAGGCAGCTCAGATGGTTCGAGTGCCGGAGCTGGCCTCGCTGGCGGCGATGACGGCAGGCCGACTGGGTCCGGCGCTGACGCCGGCGTGGGGCAAGGGCTGCAACAGCGGCGGAATGCGCCCGGCGGGAATCGTATCGGGACGGCAGGCCGAAGGGGACATGTGTCGATCGAACTGAACAATGGGCCAGACGATAGAACATGGAAAGTCGCGCTCAAGCCGTTGCCAGAGGGGGTGGAGAGGCGGATCAGGATAATGTTGAGCAGGTCATAA
- the yabG gene encoding sporulation peptidase YabG codes for MANCDRIHEGDVVSRRSYGQDLLFRVVKVDCYGQSDATATLKGISARLLADAPVSDLVLADERALVEQKRRALRESAEHLRSVRVRRIAEEQVRHRRDRRRTRGVSIADDLFDVPGKVLHLDGDADYLRDCMKFYKELGVPVVGKHVAAEEQPKAISDLLREHTPDVLVLTGHDALKKKGAERTSIDSYWNSGFYVGAVRHARQYEMDKDGLVIIAGACQSYYEALIEAGANYASSPDRVLIHCLDPVLLAEKVVNTPIEEIVRVDEAIESTITKRPGVGGLQTRGKMRISLPRTAVGVFGAGVEG; via the coding sequence TTGGCGAATTGCGACCGTATTCACGAGGGAGATGTCGTTTCCCGCAGGTCATATGGGCAGGATCTGCTCTTTCGGGTAGTGAAAGTGGACTGCTATGGGCAGTCTGATGCCACCGCCACTTTGAAGGGGATAAGTGCGAGATTGCTTGCTGATGCTCCAGTCTCCGATCTTGTTCTTGCAGATGAGCGCGCCTTAGTTGAGCAGAAGCGGCGGGCCTTGCGGGAATCGGCAGAGCATCTGAGGAGTGTGCGTGTTAGGCGCATAGCCGAGGAGCAGGTGCGACACAGGAGAGATCGCCGCCGAACTAGGGGCGTGAGCATAGCCGACGACCTTTTTGACGTGCCGGGCAAGGTGCTTCACCTCGATGGGGATGCCGATTACCTACGGGACTGCATGAAATTCTACAAGGAGCTGGGCGTGCCCGTAGTGGGCAAGCATGTGGCCGCGGAAGAGCAGCCTAAGGCGATAAGTGATCTTCTCCGCGAACACACGCCAGACGTCCTCGTGCTCACTGGCCATGATGCTCTGAAGAAGAAGGGCGCGGAACGGACGTCTATCGATAGCTACTGGAATTCGGGGTTCTACGTTGGGGCGGTGCGTCACGCTCGGCAGTACGAAATGGATAAGGATGGCCTGGTGATCATCGCAGGGGCCTGCCAGTCCTATTACGAGGCGCTTATCGAGGCAGGTGCGAACTATGCAAGCTCTCCAGATCGTGTCCTGATCCATTGCCTGGATCCGGTTCTCCTGGCAGAGAAGGTCGTGAATACCCCTATCGAGGAAATCGTCAGAGTGGACGAGGCCATCGAAAGCACAATAACCAAACGGCCTGGTGTAGGCGGTTTGCAGACTCGAGGGAAGATGAGAATCAGCTTGCCAAGGACAGCTGTAGGTGTGTTCGGCGCGGGGGTCGAGGGATAG